The following proteins come from a genomic window of Myroides odoratus DSM 2801:
- the kdsA gene encoding 3-deoxy-8-phosphooctulonate synthase gives MDIRNIPQIKNTEADNFFLLAGPCAIESEEMAMRIAEHIIKVTDKLQIPYVFKGSFKKANRSRIDSFTGIGDEKALKILAKVGKEFGVPTVTDIHESSDAALAAEYVDILQIPAFLVRQTDLVVAAANTGKVVNLKKGQFMSPESMKHAVQKVLDCHNENVMVTDRGTMFGYQDMIVDYRGIPAMQQFASTVLDITHSLQQPNQSSGVTGGRPDLIETVAKAGIAVGVDGIFLETHFNPAEAKSDGANMLHLDYFEDLMTKLVAIRQTVRQF, from the coding sequence ATGGATATCAGAAATATACCTCAAATAAAAAATACAGAAGCTGATAATTTCTTTTTATTAGCTGGACCATGTGCCATTGAAAGTGAAGAAATGGCTATGCGCATTGCAGAACACATCATAAAAGTTACGGATAAATTACAAATTCCTTACGTATTTAAAGGGTCTTTTAAAAAAGCAAACCGTTCGAGAATTGATAGTTTCACAGGGATTGGTGATGAAAAAGCATTAAAAATACTAGCAAAAGTTGGAAAAGAATTTGGTGTACCAACTGTTACAGATATACACGAATCTTCTGATGCCGCTTTAGCAGCTGAATATGTAGATATTTTACAGATTCCTGCTTTCTTAGTTCGCCAAACTGATTTAGTAGTTGCAGCAGCAAATACAGGTAAAGTGGTTAACTTGAAGAAAGGACAATTTATGAGTCCAGAGAGCATGAAACACGCAGTACAGAAAGTATTGGATTGCCACAATGAAAACGTGATGGTTACGGATCGTGGAACTATGTTCGGCTACCAAGATATGATTGTTGATTACAGAGGAATTCCAGCTATGCAACAATTTGCTTCAACGGTATTGGATATTACCCACTCTTTACAACAACCAAATCAATCGAGTGGTGTAACAGGTGGACGTCCCGATTTAATTGAAACTGTAGCGAAAGCGGGAATCGCAGTGGGTGTGGATGGAATTTTCTTAGAAACACACTTCAACCCAGCAGAAGCGAAAAGTGATGGTGCGAATATGTTGCACTTGGATTACTTCGAAGACTTGATGACTAAATTAGTTGCCATTAGACAAACGGTTCGCCAGTTCTAA
- a CDS encoding tetratricopeptide repeat protein — MAHRIYLYNIDSETHQVVEGNLGEWNYVIPDLLLPLLSANVRAKGKALYFDKEEGLNRLANFYDLLTETYQLQNKQTFTEAVTVMFEFLSDLPYDAFYMDASDVYTMNEEKPKEQAKQWVEEIQQKWTLYQKAIETKDLRVLDDLIRTSGYTSFLEALEHDWVQYGLGYWEESSVKQTRSVVFQEGELQGLKDKNGVIIAPAIYDVIYAFSEAYIAVVEKAGKFGYINDRGKLLVPLEYEDAFDGYLVDQTKVGIVCVSGKTGLLHLATHQWGIPPEYEEVEQLYGPYYNVVQDGQYQLLDYTGKRIIEETSATAFELDYPIKFFAKQPQTSKRKYYTVTGQYLGDYPEDVLEELPLGYYWIKPNKYQKKNSVINPMGETILTDIDQLMLFPAYTSFAYKVEKQWKLFDCQEQKNILTNEVIAKIHANYLCNYMHDAYVIQTEEGYGFYHTASQRWLIEPQQDNLKIEHVNQLLLQVTQKQGMRYFDYQRHTLSELYTYLCEPIDYHTQCLCLFQGTTMYNLDLEGNRQEISNEQMGQLYEQRYNLRGKDLAFFTSFYEAWTQRMGDQYEAYFDVDTLYRRGIAARDEEDWTSAIKYFTIGAERKDPRMLYELGVIYTDENAWTAISKGIAYLEEAAEQDYADAWNTIGYLYQNGIGYAYDFEAMIQAYEKAVELGCVWANNNLGDLYFYGQHVVQDYDKAVSYYVLSEKYYGSYAQNLIEIYYQRSDFDQVLKYLKRNKYQPYIHIYYGILYDHGYGVKQSEKKAVEHYEYAIEHSSYFYAVERLLYYYKEHPKFQDATQYQRIVDYARINEIEIP, encoded by the coding sequence ATGGCACATCGCATTTACCTCTACAATATAGACAGTGAAACCCATCAAGTAGTTGAAGGGAATTTAGGAGAATGGAATTATGTAATTCCAGATCTATTGTTGCCCCTTTTATCAGCAAATGTACGAGCGAAAGGAAAGGCATTGTATTTTGATAAAGAAGAAGGGCTTAATCGATTGGCTAATTTCTATGATTTGTTGACTGAAACTTATCAACTGCAAAATAAACAAACATTTACAGAAGCTGTCACGGTTATGTTTGAATTTTTGTCTGATTTGCCTTATGATGCGTTTTATATGGATGCAAGTGATGTGTATACCATGAACGAAGAGAAACCGAAAGAACAGGCCAAACAGTGGGTAGAAGAAATCCAACAAAAATGGACGTTGTATCAAAAAGCCATAGAGACAAAAGACTTACGTGTATTAGATGATTTAATTCGCACCTCAGGCTATACTTCCTTTCTGGAAGCTTTAGAACACGATTGGGTACAGTATGGCTTGGGATATTGGGAAGAAAGTAGCGTAAAACAAACGCGTAGTGTTGTCTTTCAGGAAGGTGAATTACAGGGGTTAAAAGACAAAAATGGAGTAATTATCGCTCCTGCAATATACGATGTCATTTACGCATTTAGTGAGGCTTATATAGCCGTAGTAGAAAAGGCAGGTAAATTCGGCTATATCAATGATCGAGGTAAATTGCTAGTACCGCTGGAATATGAGGATGCTTTTGATGGGTATCTAGTTGATCAAACCAAAGTGGGAATTGTTTGTGTAAGCGGAAAAACAGGACTTCTTCATCTTGCTACACATCAGTGGGGGATTCCACCCGAATATGAAGAAGTAGAGCAGTTGTATGGCCCTTATTACAATGTTGTACAAGATGGACAGTATCAATTACTCGATTACACAGGAAAGCGCATCATTGAAGAAACAAGTGCAACGGCATTTGAACTCGACTATCCCATTAAGTTTTTTGCAAAACAACCCCAAACGTCAAAACGAAAATACTATACTGTAACGGGACAATACCTTGGAGACTATCCCGAAGATGTATTGGAAGAATTGCCTTTGGGGTACTATTGGATTAAACCGAATAAGTATCAAAAAAAGAATAGTGTAATCAATCCCATGGGGGAAACCATACTGACGGATATTGACCAACTCATGCTATTTCCAGCATACACTTCTTTTGCCTATAAAGTAGAGAAGCAATGGAAGCTATTTGATTGCCAAGAACAAAAGAACATACTAACCAATGAGGTAATTGCTAAAATTCATGCGAATTATTTGTGTAATTACATGCACGATGCCTATGTGATTCAAACGGAAGAGGGGTACGGATTTTATCATACCGCATCCCAGCGTTGGCTAATTGAACCCCAACAGGATAATCTAAAAATAGAACATGTAAACCAGTTGTTGCTGCAAGTGACCCAAAAACAGGGAATGCGTTATTTTGATTATCAGAGACATACCTTAAGTGAATTGTATACGTATCTATGCGAACCCATTGATTATCATACACAGTGCTTGTGCTTGTTTCAAGGAACGACAATGTATAATCTGGATCTTGAAGGAAATCGCCAAGAGATTAGCAACGAGCAAATGGGGCAATTATACGAACAACGCTATAACTTGCGCGGTAAAGATTTAGCTTTTTTTACTTCGTTTTACGAAGCTTGGACGCAGCGAATGGGCGATCAGTATGAGGCGTATTTTGATGTAGATACGTTATATCGACGCGGAATTGCCGCCAGAGATGAGGAGGATTGGACTTCAGCTATCAAGTATTTTACCATCGGAGCGGAGCGCAAAGATCCGCGTATGTTGTATGAGTTGGGCGTGATTTATACCGATGAAAATGCATGGACAGCGATATCGAAAGGAATTGCTTATTTAGAAGAAGCTGCGGAACAAGACTATGCCGATGCGTGGAATACCATCGGGTATTTGTATCAAAATGGCATTGGATATGCGTATGATTTTGAAGCGATGATTCAAGCGTACGAGAAAGCCGTTGAATTGGGATGTGTTTGGGCCAATAACAATTTAGGCGACTTGTATTTCTATGGACAACACGTGGTACAAGATTATGATAAAGCCGTGTCTTATTATGTGTTATCGGAAAAATATTATGGAAGTTATGCCCAAAATCTGATCGAGATTTACTATCAGAGAAGTGATTTTGATCAAGTATTAAAATACTTGAAGCGCAACAAATACCAGCCGTATATTCACATTTATTACGGGATTTTATACGATCATGGGTATGGCGTCAAACAAAGCGAAAAGAAGGCGGTTGAGCACTATGAGTACGCAATAGAACATTCAAGCTATTTTTATGCCGTAGAGCGCCTCTTATACTATTATAAAGAGCATCCTAAATTTCAAGATGCAACGCAGTATCAGCGAATTGTAGATTATGCGCGAATAAATGAAATAGAAATACCCTAA
- a CDS encoding siderophore ABC transporter substrate-binding protein: MSKFMISCLAASVFLFVSCKETKNEEQSSATETAVLTVDHLSGTSEVKVNPKNPVVLSYGILDTFDELGIPVKGVPGSNLPVYLEKYSAAEYDNVGGIKEPNAEKVNAADTELIIIAGRTAAMYDEFKKIAPTINLDVDAKDYMNSFKNNQRIIGKLFGKEEQVEQELKDIDARIAKIKSITENSDKKGLIVLANEGRMSSYGKGSRFGIIHDVFGLKPADENIEVATHGQVISNELIKELNPDYIFVIDRGAAIKRATLSKEEFANALVQQTNAYKNDKIIFLNPETWYLSGGGLKSIKMMIDEVENAVTK, from the coding sequence ATGAGTAAATTTATGATTAGCTGCTTAGCAGCATCCGTTTTTTTATTTGTTTCTTGTAAAGAAACAAAAAATGAAGAACAAAGTTCAGCTACTGAAACAGCAGTACTTACCGTGGATCACCTATCGGGTACTTCTGAGGTAAAAGTAAACCCTAAAAATCCTGTAGTATTGAGCTACGGTATTTTAGATACGTTTGATGAATTGGGAATTCCAGTGAAAGGAGTGCCAGGATCAAATCTACCAGTTTATTTAGAGAAATACAGCGCAGCGGAATATGATAATGTTGGGGGAATTAAAGAACCTAATGCAGAAAAAGTAAACGCAGCAGATACAGAATTAATCATTATTGCAGGTCGTACAGCAGCAATGTATGATGAGTTCAAAAAAATTGCACCAACCATCAATCTTGATGTAGATGCTAAAGATTATATGAATTCATTCAAAAACAATCAACGCATTATCGGTAAATTGTTTGGAAAAGAAGAACAAGTAGAACAAGAATTGAAAGACATCGATGCGCGTATTGCTAAGATTAAGAGTATCACGGAGAATTCAGATAAAAAAGGATTAATCGTTTTAGCAAACGAAGGTCGTATGAGTTCATACGGAAAAGGATCTCGTTTTGGTATTATCCATGATGTTTTTGGTCTAAAACCAGCAGATGAAAACATCGAAGTTGCAACGCATGGTCAAGTGATTTCTAATGAATTAATCAAAGAATTAAACCCAGATTATATCTTTGTGATTGACCGTGGTGCAGCAATTAAAAGAGCTACCTTAAGTAAAGAAGAATTTGCAAATGCACTCGTACAACAAACGAATGCATATAAAAATGATAAAATCATTTTCTTAAACCCTGAAACATGGTATTTATCAGGTGGAGGACTAAAATCAATCAAAATGATGATTGACGAAGTAGAAAATGCTGTGACGAAATAA
- a CDS encoding iron ABC transporter ATP-binding protein, translated as MIQVNQVSKSYGEKLILNQVCVSFPKGKISCFIGGNGTGKSTLLSIISRLVSRDKGEINLLNKEVLSYTNEDFAKRLAILKQSNSPNIRLTVKELVSFGRFPHSKGRLKKEDHQKIEESIAFMGLKDIENQFIDELSGGQRQRAFLAMVLAQDTEYILLDEPLNNLDMKHSVEIMKTLRELADKYQKTIVIVVHDINYAAAYADYIAAVKNHQILYFGPTNEVITEEKMKDVFDIDMKIIDNGDHKICVYFK; from the coding sequence ATGATTCAAGTCAATCAAGTATCAAAATCATATGGTGAGAAACTGATTTTAAATCAGGTATGTGTAAGTTTCCCCAAAGGAAAGATTTCCTGTTTTATTGGCGGAAACGGTACGGGAAAAAGTACGCTTCTATCAATCATTAGTCGTTTAGTTTCCCGAGATAAAGGAGAAATCAATTTGTTGAATAAAGAAGTATTAAGCTATACAAATGAAGATTTCGCTAAGCGTTTAGCGATCTTAAAACAAAGTAATAGCCCGAATATTCGATTGACAGTAAAAGAGTTAGTTTCTTTTGGTCGTTTTCCGCATTCTAAGGGAAGACTCAAAAAAGAAGATCATCAGAAGATTGAGGAAAGTATTGCTTTCATGGGATTGAAAGATATTGAGAATCAATTTATTGATGAATTGAGTGGAGGACAGCGTCAACGTGCTTTTCTCGCTATGGTATTGGCGCAAGACACGGAGTATATCTTATTGGATGAACCGTTGAATAATTTAGACATGAAACACTCGGTCGAAATTATGAAAACCCTGCGTGAATTGGCAGATAAATACCAAAAAACCATTGTTATTGTTGTGCACGATATCAATTATGCTGCAGCGTATGCAGATTACATCGCTGCTGTAAAAAACCATCAAATTCTGTATTTCGGACCAACCAACGAAGTGATTACAGAAGAAAAAATGAAAGATGTCTTTGATATCGATATGAAAATTATCGACAACGGAGACCACAAAATTTGTGTCTATTTTAAATAA
- a CDS encoding iron chelate uptake ABC transporter family permease subunit, whose protein sequence is MPKNKLITILLVSLLISIAIYMFTFTGTKLDYVLPRRGFKVLAMLLVSFAIGYSSVIFQTITANRILTPSIMGFDSFFLLLQSLIVLWYGDRTFQVLGSEWNFALSVVLMMVFAMVMYFAVFKRESKGLYTLLLVGLLIGTLFKSGASFIMLLIDPNEFSIIQNAMFASFERINLKILSIAAVILVATMLYGIRYFKQLDVISLGRDHAISLGVNYHKVVRSNLIFISIMVAVSTALVGPITFLGLLVANLTYELVKKNNHALIVFTCCLLTSVTVIGAQYLVEHLFNMTTTVSIIINFVGGVYFIYLLLKSNKV, encoded by the coding sequence ATGCCTAAAAATAAGTTAATCACGATATTACTCGTTTCGCTACTAATCAGCATCGCTATTTATATGTTCACGTTTACAGGAACGAAGCTAGATTACGTCTTGCCTCGAAGAGGATTTAAAGTATTGGCGATGTTGTTGGTATCTTTTGCTATTGGTTATTCCTCTGTCATTTTTCAAACGATTACAGCCAATCGAATTTTAACTCCATCTATCATGGGGTTCGATTCTTTTTTCTTGCTGTTGCAGTCGCTGATTGTTTTATGGTACGGAGATCGCACATTTCAAGTACTAGGATCGGAGTGGAATTTTGCCTTGTCTGTCGTCTTGATGATGGTGTTTGCCATGGTCATGTATTTCGCTGTCTTTAAGAGAGAAAGTAAGGGATTGTATACCTTGCTTTTAGTCGGACTTTTAATCGGGACGCTATTTAAGAGTGGGGCTTCATTTATTATGTTGCTAATTGATCCTAATGAGTTTAGTATTATTCAAAATGCCATGTTTGCTTCATTTGAGCGCATTAATTTGAAAATTTTAAGTATTGCTGCTGTGATTTTAGTGGCAACAATGTTATATGGAATCCGTTATTTCAAACAGTTAGATGTAATTAGTTTAGGTCGTGATCACGCCATTAGTCTTGGTGTGAATTACCACAAAGTAGTGCGATCCAATCTAATCTTTATCTCTATTATGGTGGCTGTTTCCACAGCGTTAGTAGGACCGATTACATTTTTAGGTTTATTGGTTGCCAACTTAACCTACGAATTGGTGAAGAAAAACAACCACGCTTTAATCGTCTTTACCTGTTGTTTACTGACCTCCGTAACCGTTATTGGGGCGCAGTATCTGGTAGAGCATTTATTTAATATGACAACAACAGTAAGTATCATTATCAACTTCGTAGGAGGGGTGTATTTTATTTACTTGCTGTTAAAAAGTAATAAAGTATGA
- a CDS encoding ABC transporter permease, giving the protein MIRITLVLILIVLSFLSIFVGVKDISIFDLHQLSKDELLVIVVSRIPRTIAVLIAGVGMSISGLIVQQISLNKFVSPTTMGTLDACKMGILFSMILFPNGGIVFKTVLSFTIALAASIVFLRLASKIKVQNVIFIPLIGIVFGNILSAIATFFAFRYNLVQNMDGWMMGDFSSILKGNYEILYLGVLVVILCYLYANKFTIVGLGEDAATSLGLNPKRIMYLGLVFVSITSTVVVLTAGVIPFLGLIVPNIVSLIFGDNLRKTISYTALVGAIFLLVCDLLSRMIIAPYEVPIGLTVSIVGGVVFLYLILKKTKHA; this is encoded by the coding sequence ATGATAAGAATTACCTTAGTTCTTATACTGATAGTACTCTCTTTTTTATCCATTTTCGTGGGCGTAAAAGATATTTCGATTTTTGATTTACACCAATTGTCGAAAGATGAATTGCTGGTTATTGTTGTTAGTCGTATACCTCGAACCATTGCGGTGTTGATTGCGGGTGTAGGAATGAGTATCTCCGGTTTAATTGTACAACAAATTTCCTTGAACAAATTTGTCTCTCCAACCACAATGGGTACATTAGATGCTTGTAAAATGGGGATTTTATTTAGTATGATTCTCTTTCCCAATGGAGGGATTGTGTTTAAAACGGTATTGTCTTTTACCATCGCTCTAGCAGCTAGTATTGTTTTTCTGCGTTTAGCTAGTAAAATCAAAGTGCAAAATGTAATTTTTATTCCTTTAATAGGAATTGTATTCGGAAATATCCTTAGCGCGATTGCTACTTTTTTCGCTTTCCGTTATAATCTCGTTCAGAATATGGACGGTTGGATGATGGGAGATTTCTCGTCTATCTTAAAAGGGAATTACGAAATTCTATATCTCGGTGTATTGGTGGTTATTTTATGTTACCTCTACGCCAATAAGTTCACTATTGTTGGGTTAGGAGAAGATGCTGCAACAAGTTTAGGGCTAAATCCCAAACGCATCATGTATTTAGGTTTGGTGTTCGTCTCTATTACTTCAACTGTAGTTGTACTGACGGCAGGAGTAATTCCTTTTTTAGGCTTGATTGTTCCCAACATTGTCAGTTTGATTTTTGGTGATAACCTCCGCAAAACGATTAGTTATACGGCTTTGGTCGGTGCTATCTTTTTGTTAGTTTGTGATTTACTTAGCCGCATGATCATTGCCCCGTATGAGGTGCCTATTGGGCTGACGGTTAGTATTGTTGGGGGAGTGGTGTTTTTATATCTAATCTTAAAAAAGACAAAACATGCCTAA
- a CDS encoding spermidine synthase, whose product MLKKWLSYVTPIPVKKITSKINHKLEITWQNGQLVLDTKNTNYSYGQLEQVFKRAFKFIGYSKIKPMQQVLNLGLGAGSTVHLLRNDINFTGSMTSIELDEAIIYVARKYFNLDRYQANHQIIQMDAFEYVLTCQEQYDLIVIDIFQDSHMPSFLFEHYFVDHLKQLLALDGFIIFNTIVLTPEDEQRNQAFKALFDATHFSVRFMPTTLEHNSIITIKRLA is encoded by the coding sequence ATGCTAAAAAAATGGTTAAGTTACGTAACACCTATTCCCGTAAAGAAAATCACTTCGAAAATCAACCATAAGTTAGAAATAACCTGGCAAAATGGGCAATTGGTTTTAGATACAAAGAACACCAATTATTCATATGGTCAATTAGAGCAAGTATTTAAAAGGGCGTTCAAATTCATTGGCTATTCTAAAATTAAACCCATGCAACAAGTACTAAACTTGGGGTTAGGTGCTGGTAGTACCGTTCATTTACTTCGCAATGACATCAATTTTACAGGCTCGATGACGAGTATTGAACTCGATGAAGCGATTATCTATGTTGCCCGCAAATACTTTAATCTCGACCGTTACCAAGCAAACCATCAAATCATTCAAATGGATGCTTTTGAATATGTTTTAACATGTCAAGAACAATACGATCTCATTGTCATTGATATTTTTCAAGATAGTCATATGCCTTCTTTCTTATTTGAGCATTATTTTGTTGATCATCTCAAACAATTATTGGCCCTTGATGGTTTTATTATTTTCAATACGATTGTCCTCACACCAGAAGATGAACAGCGCAATCAAGCCTTCAAGGCATTATTTGATGCCACTCATTTCTCTGTTCGTTTTATGCCAACGACCTTAGAACACAATAGTATTATCACAATTAAACGATTAGCTTAA
- a CDS encoding GNAT family N-acetyltransferase: MIEVKQASTRKEMKEFVQFPFTLYKDNPYWVPSIIKEEVKSFDPSNDIFKTVDVRFFLAYKNNKLAGRIACCINWTEVNDLDKPKVRFGWFDFIDDVAVSEALLAEVEKFGKANKMHYMEGPMGFSNMDKAGMLTKGFDRIATMIGLYNYEYYPKHLNQLGFKPEAEWMEYSLDISNFDQEKIAKMSQMIQQRYGVKPLVFNTIKELMPYVDEMFALLNKTYADLQSFVPIEPFQIEHYKKKYLQFIHPDFISCVMDENNKMIAFAITMPSFSKAFQKTKGKLFPFGFIHLLQAMKHNNRAEFYLIGIDPDYRNKGITAIIFEEIYACFTQHKIKHIETNPLLVENVKIQQLWKHFNPEIHKERKTYRKDI, from the coding sequence ATGATCGAAGTTAAACAAGCGAGTACTCGAAAAGAGATGAAGGAGTTTGTCCAGTTTCCCTTCACCCTATACAAAGACAATCCTTATTGGGTACCTTCAATTATCAAAGAAGAGGTAAAAAGTTTTGATCCTTCCAATGATATATTTAAAACTGTAGATGTTCGTTTTTTTCTTGCATATAAAAACAATAAGCTGGCGGGGCGTATTGCCTGTTGCATCAATTGGACGGAAGTTAACGATTTGGACAAGCCCAAAGTTCGCTTTGGATGGTTTGATTTCATTGATGATGTAGCAGTGAGCGAGGCCTTACTAGCTGAAGTTGAAAAATTCGGAAAAGCCAACAAAATGCACTACATGGAAGGTCCTATGGGATTTTCCAATATGGATAAGGCGGGAATGCTAACTAAAGGTTTCGATCGCATTGCGACTATGATTGGGTTGTATAACTATGAATACTATCCGAAACACCTCAATCAACTGGGTTTTAAACCAGAAGCAGAATGGATGGAATACAGCCTTGACATCTCTAATTTTGATCAAGAGAAAATCGCCAAAATGTCGCAGATGATTCAACAGCGTTATGGGGTTAAACCCCTTGTGTTCAATACCATCAAAGAGCTTATGCCTTATGTAGATGAAATGTTTGCCCTACTCAATAAGACCTATGCCGATTTGCAGAGTTTTGTTCCCATTGAACCTTTTCAGATTGAACATTACAAAAAGAAATACTTGCAGTTCATTCATCCCGATTTTATATCTTGTGTCATGGATGAAAACAACAAGATGATTGCTTTTGCTATTACTATGCCTTCATTCTCAAAAGCCTTTCAAAAGACAAAAGGGAAATTATTCCCGTTCGGATTCATTCACTTGCTACAAGCAATGAAACACAATAATCGCGCGGAATTCTATTTGATCGGTATTGATCCAGACTATAGAAATAAAGGAATTACAGCCATTATATTTGAAGAGATTTACGCTTGTTTTACACAGCATAAAATCAAACATATTGAAACGAATCCTTTACTTGTTGAAAATGTAAAAATTCAACAATTATGGAAACATTTCAACCCTGAAATTCACAAAGAGCGCAAAACGTACCGCAAAGATATTTAA
- a CDS encoding GNAT family N-acetyltransferase — translation MIQIEKKNSDSPVSQAEVEQYTNFLFQHLEQYGDAKEDIAKALAYALGQGNKPGGVILIAKEEERIVGMTVVLNTLMGGFIPEHILVYIATDQSQRGKGIGGQLIDFLKEDLTGSIALHVDFNNPAQHLYERKGFEKKYIEMRLNNK, via the coding sequence ATGATTCAAATAGAAAAAAAGAATTCAGACAGTCCCGTCAGTCAAGCAGAAGTAGAACAATACACCAACTTCTTATTTCAACATCTCGAACAATATGGAGATGCAAAAGAAGATATTGCCAAAGCTCTTGCTTATGCACTAGGTCAAGGCAACAAACCAGGCGGCGTGATTCTCATCGCAAAAGAGGAAGAACGCATCGTAGGGATGACTGTTGTGTTGAATACCTTGATGGGAGGATTTATCCCTGAACATATTTTAGTCTATATTGCCACAGACCAATCACAAAGAGGAAAAGGTATTGGCGGACAGTTAATTGATTTCCTAAAAGAAGACCTAACAGGATCCATTGCCTTACACGTTGACTTTAACAACCCTGCTCAACATTTATACGAGCGCAAAGGATTTGAGAAGAAGTATATAGAAATGAGATTAAACAACAAGTAA
- a CDS encoding alanine racemase: MAFLTLNKTKLKHNFDLLENLFDTEGITWAVVGKLLCGNSLFLEQVLELKPKQICDSRVSNLKSIKLIDPDIETIYIKPAPNGSIDEIVEYADISFNTELETIKLLSKEAVKQDKIHKIVIMVELGELREGVLREDLISFYEKVFSLPHIEIIGLGTNLTCMYGILPNNDKLIQLSLYKELLELKFNKKLPFISGGASVTLPLIVNHQLPKAINHFRIGETLFMGTNAYDGSQYEEYEQHIFKLHAEIIELHEKPMMPSGETGINMTGEKIEFNPEWEDVTKFRAIIDLGLLDIDTDHFFPVNTKHQLVGSSSDMMVIDLDANPEKLKVGDTISFHMDYMGILRLMNSDYVEKKVIT; encoded by the coding sequence ATGGCTTTTTTAACCTTAAATAAAACGAAACTAAAGCACAATTTTGACCTGCTTGAGAACCTATTTGATACGGAAGGTATTACTTGGGCTGTGGTGGGTAAATTGCTCTGTGGTAACTCGTTGTTCCTAGAACAAGTATTAGAATTAAAGCCCAAGCAAATTTGTGATTCTCGCGTTTCTAACCTCAAGAGTATCAAACTCATTGATCCCGATATCGAAACCATTTACATCAAGCCTGCTCCTAATGGAAGTATTGATGAGATTGTTGAATATGCTGACATTAGTTTCAATACAGAGTTAGAAACGATTAAACTACTGTCCAAAGAAGCGGTAAAGCAGGATAAAATACACAAAATTGTGATCATGGTTGAGCTAGGAGAACTCCGAGAAGGCGTTTTACGCGAAGATTTGATTTCTTTTTATGAAAAAGTCTTCAGCCTACCACATATTGAAATTATAGGCCTAGGAACGAACTTGACCTGCATGTATGGGATTTTGCCCAACAATGATAAATTAATTCAGCTAAGCCTCTATAAAGAGCTCTTAGAGCTAAAATTCAACAAAAAGCTACCCTTTATTTCAGGTGGGGCTTCTGTTACGCTTCCCTTAATTGTCAATCATCAGCTACCGAAAGCCATCAATCACTTTCGAATTGGTGAAACGCTTTTCATGGGAACCAATGCCTACGATGGTAGTCAATACGAAGAATATGAACAGCATATTTTCAAACTACATGCCGAAATTATTGAACTGCATGAAAAACCAATGATGCCAAGTGGAGAAACAGGAATCAATATGACAGGCGAAAAAATTGAATTTAACCCAGAATGGGAAGATGTAACCAAGTTCAGAGCTATCATTGATTTAGGGCTACTGGATATTGATACCGATCATTTCTTTCCCGTTAATACCAAACACCAATTGGTCGGTTCTAGTTCAGATATGATGGTCATCGACTTGGATGCCAATCCAGAAAAACTAAAAGTAGGTGATACGATTTCCTTCCATATGGATTATATGGGAATCCTTCGATTGATGAATTCAGATTATGTAGAGAAAAAAGTAATTACATAA